The genome window CAGTGGCAGCTTCTGCCTGTGCCAGTACCAGCTTTAGCTGTGTGACATGCACTGATGGATGAGCAGCAAGCACTGCCAGACTGGGAATTGGTAAGAGACTTGTACAAGTTTAATACCTGTTTCTTTTCTCAACCTCTGCAACAAGTTCATCAGTTGAAAATTGACCTCTCACTACAAGGATGAGGTTCTTGATCACATCTTCAGAGCAATCCACATCAAGCAGTCCCCCAATAACAACTGGCAGACGGCTTGGATTCACCTACACAGGAGCATTTAAAGAGGTCAGGATGCTGTCAGGGAGCAAGGGCACGCAATACTTATCCCCAGGACTCCACTTGTTAAGACTGACCCCATCCTCCCAGCTTCCTGAGGTTCTGAACAAGCTTAAAAGTCAATTCCTCAGGCAACAGGcattcccatcccagcccagtgGCTCACTTAGCTCCCACAGGAAGAGCTCCTGAGCAATCCACTTTGTCCCTGCAGGAGGTTAAAAGGAAAacttcccctcctcccccctccaaaTGTTCACTTAAAATCACCCCAACTCCGAAGTTATTCTACCAAGTCTTCCTCCTTCAAGTGGCACATGAGTGGAAGTTACTGCTTAACCTGACTGAAGAATGAGATCTGACATCAGGGCTAATTAACTGGAGGCCACTCATAATTACTTAAATGTCAGTCTCAGGTACAAATCTCTTTGCAGAATACTTAAAACATGATGCTTGTAGTTGTATATGATAATATAAAAACTGATCAATTTGACTCACTGAAGCCAAGGGGCAAGTTGTCACCTACCTTCTGTACATAAATCTCAATATATTTTTGGAGGTTATTTCTATACAAATACAGCACCAAGTCGTGGACAAAGTCAAAGCGGTCGCACACAATGATGAGAGGCAGCTGGTCAGTGAGTTTAGCTTCCTACAAAGAGAAGAGCTTTAGTAATTTGGTTTTGCTCTTGGACTTAAGCAGACAAATAATACAGTCACTTAAACTGTCAAAGCAGCTGAATTTGGAAAGCCAAAACTCAACAGTCAACCAAGTAATGACAGCTTGTTGTTCAGCTAATTGTTTGCAATATGTAAAGTGGGAGCACTCACACCCACTGCAGGCGTGAGGAGCAAGAAGCTTTTTGGAGTTTAACCCTGCTCCTTTGCATGGCAGACTCTACAGTTTTACAACACAATACAACTATTACAAGCCTAGGCTATAGAGAATATTTTTAGTTGCCACTGGTGTTTGGTGTGCAGGATTAGCACTCTGGGATTTCAAAAAAATTTAACCAAGACTAGATTAAGTTGTGGTTCATAATGTAAAACTTATATAGAGAATTAACTTTGAGTGCCATGTGTCATGTGATACCTCCTAACTATGGATTTAGAGAACAGTAAGAATTAAGCTCTACAGCAGTACTGCTTAAACTGCTTACCAGATTAATTATCTAAAAGCATTCCAACTTTCAGCATAAGGTTACAATGGTTACAGTACAGAAGCTTAGTCTATGTGGCAGACAGTATTCCGGATGCATATTTCAGATCACTTATTCCAACATGCACATCCCAGAATATAATCCTACATATAAATTACACTTAAGGACTTTACACAGGGAGGCCTGTACTGGGAGATTTACCTGGTACATGTCCTGCACATTCCAGACATGGAACAGCACAAAAAACAATAACTTTCATCAGGAATTTGACAGCTTGATAACATATCTTAGGTGGCTTGATCAAATTACATACCTTACACCTCGGTGACACCAGGTTAGTTTTAGAGAATTCTCTTGGGAAGAGTTTTGCCATCTTCAGATATGATCAGCAAAATCTAAGACTATGCTATGTAACCAACAAACATGAAGGCAGGAAATGTTCCCAGATAAAGTTTTCCCCTCCCACATGGTTCCTCAGGTTCTCAGAGTGTTGTGTTTGTCAATAAGCTCAGTACTAAGACTAGAGAATCTTAACTTTGAGCACACCATCTTttcctgctctccagcaatgCTCTGGATCAGTCAGGATTTATTCCCACTGACTGgcatctcccagcagagctaaACCATGGCTCACCTGGCTGAAATTTCAGTGTGTAGGAGTAAGACAGATCAGCCCTGATCCTGAAAGCATGTATGGAATTAACTGACCCTTTTCATCTGTTGTTTCTGTAGTTGCTCAGTTGGAGTTGATTACACTATAAATAAGCATTAAGTTATCAACTCATTTGGCACTGTGGGTGTTCTCAAGTTAATAATCTGTTTCCTATTTTATAGCAGACATTTTTAACAAGTTCTAGGTAAGCTGGTACATTTACTACAGGTTAAGAGTTCAAGCCAGATTAACCTTAGCAAGAATAGTGAGGAACTGACCtaatattcttattttttaaacaatatgCCAGGCTCAGACTTCATTAAGAGGTACTGTCAATATGGCAGATACCTCTGGTTTGAGGACACTTGGATCCTTAAGTGCAAAGGTTAAAACTCATCTATTTTCACAGAGCTGCCTCATTTCACTAGTGACACCATGTTTTATCAGAACCCCAAACAGTCCCAGACAGTCCAGTGTTACCCAAACATTACCTTGAGGAAGTTTTTAACACGTTCTGGATCATAGCAGTTACTTTCCCTGCAGATTCTTTCCACTTCTTTAATTTGTCCTGTCTTGCATGCAGCTTGAATGTACTTGAAGTGCACATCTGGATCCTGGCTGAAGTTTACAATGGAGCCcaggaaataaaacaaacctgGAGAGAAACAGTCAACAGATTATTTGCTGGTCTCATTCAAAAGTACAAATCCCAAAGGCTACAGAAATTTAAGGCACTCAACTTGGACAAAGACAAAAGGCCAGCATTCCAGGTTTTTCTACAGCTCTAAACATTTTCCAggatttcagaaaaacaaattatgcAACTGAATAGTGGTATCCATACTAAACAGGGAAACTTTAAGGTTTAGATCTGTTTCAACACAGTTTGAGGCCTAATTACTTAATCTTATTATGGCTTTCTAGATTTCAGCAGACAAACATCTGTAACGAGGTGAGCACCAGGTCCTCTTGCAGAAGTACAGACCTACCTTCAAAGCTCTTGAAGGACTCAAAGAGCTCAATGAGTGACTGTGTTGACAGCTGTTCATGGTATTTGGAAGCCACCTGGACACAGATCTGCAGGTTCTGACGGATGTTAGCGGACAGCATCGCACGCAGACACTCCAGAGAGTCCTCTACTGATAAGGACCCAAAATAATTCACTAACCACTGCAAAGACACACAAGGCATTTTAGACCTGAGCAGAACAGCAGTTAGCAAAGGCTGGATTTGTAGCTGCAGGGTGTTTGATGCCTTACCTCAGGGTTGAGGAGGTGAGTGTGAACTACCGCACGCTTGATGTCGTAGAGGTCTGTGAAGTGCTCGAGTGCTCGCTGCAGCAAACCAGCCTTCTCACACAGCTGAGCTATGTGAGCCCGGTCATAGTGAGTAAACATTTGGTTTCCCAGGATGGCATCTGCAACCTAGAAGGAACAGGGAACATTTTCACTCAGCTCCTGAGCACTCCCAGCAGTGTTGGCCAGCTCCAGGAAGCCTGAGCACGTACCTGAGGCGCGTGCATGAGGTTCATCTCAAGTAAACGTGTTTGCAGGGGACCTTCTGAGGGACGATTATTCTTCAGTGCATCCAGCAGAAAGGCTGTGCATTGCTGGATTAAATTATATTCCATAAAGACATCCACAatctgcaaaaaaaaagggaagaaatttaGGTTTTTGATTAGGAACTGGAAGTATATTTAAGTATCAATGCAGCTTCCAAAGCTAAATCCAAACTCATTGCTCTGATGGTTTGAGCAGGGCTCCTCTTACCAATTTAATGCTTTGAAGTCAACATTTCACAGCAATGAAGTTATTTACCTGTGTTATATCTGCAAGAGGCTCTTCATCTTGAACAAGCATTTGTGCAAACTGCTGTCCTTGATCAGGGCTGATTCTCATTACATTCCTCAGCAAAAAGATCCAGTCTGGAGTATATCCAACCTGAGAAGATGATGGAAAGTGAGAACTCAGCAAGAGCACCCACCTTGTTAAATACAGAGCTACAGTCAAAACTACTGTCAGGAGGTTACACAACCCAGCCAGGatttcttcttttggaaaagGCTATATGGGGAAGTAGGGAAAGTATAAAGTCTAAGAGTAACTATTCATAAAAAACTCGAGACAAAAGTAAATATATTACACAGGCTCTCAGATTCCCCACAGTTACTTCTAGCTACTTTGGAACATGCACTAGTTATTATTAAATACAGGATAGATACAGCAATTTAATATTCTCTCACCTTCTTAGCATACAAAACAATCTTCTGGACTTGTCCTGTTTCAGCAAAACATTGGATGACCTTGTTTGGAACGTTGGCTCTCAGATAGACACTAAGTGCTAGTGTAGGATCCACAGATTTCACAAGATCTCCCAGCTCCTCCGAGCACTCCAGCTGttcagaaacagaaatgcaaGTCAGCCCACCCTGACAGTGCCATGCTGAGATGCACTGCCACCCTCTTCCTCATTTGTCTTCTCTTCCTTTTGGacttctctttaaaaaatcaaggcCCAGCTTGACAGCCTGAGCTGACTCTCCCAGCAGGGATCTAGTGGGCTCAGCTCCTCATGTTCCACAGCAGCCAAACGAATTTTCAGAGCCAGAAAGAACTGGGTGACATATTGTATCAGCATGTTTCTCCAATTAATTGCACAGCTGTAACCACAGCTCAAAACACCTGCAGTCAGTATCCAAAGGAGTGGTTTGgcaaagcccagcagcagctcagagctttcCATGCTCCGCACATCCTGCTGTGATTTTAAATGTGGAATGAGTGAGAATTTGATCAATTCTCTTGCAGTAGTTTGAGTCACAGTGACAGGCAGAGTGAGCACCTATTGCTCAGCTAtttgctgtcactgctgagcTCCCAGCTGAATTTTCTTGGGAAGGGGGGAGgctgtcaggcagtgctgctccttccccccacagctCTGAATGTATCAACCCCAAACTTACCTTATCTTCTTTTAACCATTTTTCCAAGAGCTGCTTGCggccctgctggagcactgGTCTGCAGAGCTCCAGTGACTCATACTTGTTCAGCTGCCCTTGGTCCAGCAGAATGCCAAAATACTGCAGGAGAGGGGAAGtctgccctggctgagctggaacACTCTGGAACCGGCGAATGGTGTCTGGAGTACGCAGGATTCCCTgccagagagagggagagagccactgcaattttcttttctgctgttgtGGCTTGGCAAGAGTTTCTCCAGGAAGCTGGAGGTAATGTCACTGGAGCTGTCACTAAGGGTTTCTACATtttgccagcccagaatgccagGAGCAATATGGCTGAACACCAGCTCAGGCACTGAGATGCTTTGACAGAAAATGTGCTACAATAGCACATTACATTTATTTCAGTAGCAATGCAGATTTAAGTTCAGAATGAGGACACCCTTGGCCTTGCAAGCAAGTTCCCCTCATCTGAATTTAGTCTTAGCCTGGGTTTTTTGTCATGTTTCCAGGTGTAGCCTCAGCTAGAGATTGTCTTTTTACAGACCCTTTTTTGCATCACTGGAGAAGTAAAGGTGAGAACCAGAAATGTTATGAATTATAGCCATTACTTCATCATTTATTCCTCCTCTGTGGGCCTTACAAACTCTAAGATCATCCTGCTTGCAATCACTGTCATCACTCAAGATACCTGTGAAGCACCAAACTACCTTGGGACAAGAGCAGTAACAAGATTGTGTCCTTGCCACTAGAAAAATTCACTGAGCTTTCCTGAAGCAAGAAGCTGAAGCCAGTAGAGTTCAGCTGCTCTGAACACTTTACCTTTGGGGCATTAGCTGCCACTTTTGCTGCCTCTGAGTAGTTCCCTTGTGCAAAGAGTGCATTGAATTTCCTGGCAAAGAGCTCCTCGGCCCCCGCCAGGTTGTTGCGGACAGCCATCCGTAAAGCCAGGTCAGGATTCTGCAGCACGTTGGTGATGTAGGGAATGATGTTCTCCTCTTccacacacactgagagcacctggaaaaaccaccagggGAAACCTCAGTTAGCCCAAGCATCAAAAGTGAGCCAAAGGCTAAGCTAACTTCTGAGAGGAAAGTGATGGTTTTCATGGAAAGTTTTTCATCCCTCGATAACTCATACTTGTCATTTTATTAAAGAAACCTCTGGTTAAAAAGAACCAATGTCATCCATTGTCTGCATCAAAGCAGGCAATAAACAGTTTAATTGAGGTATCTGCAGAGGTAGAAACGAAGGAATACAGTGGATCTTTCAGGGATACAGGGATCTTTCTAAAACCCCTACTCAATGGCTTAAGGAATCAATCCTAGGGGATACCAGGAACAAGTCTGCTCTATATTCCCCATGCTCAACATGCAACAGCACCCAAAATCAATCTGGGCTAAAGGCATGGCTGTGCAAAGTTAGTAACTTGTTCATAAAGTACTTATATATGGAGAGAGAACAGCAAATTTATTTTGGGGCTCACAACACTGTCAGGCCTCACATGCTCTGAGCAGAGTTCAAAGTTAACATTTCTGGAAGCTTTTAGACATAGACATGAACCCTGCAGTATATCATGAAGAGCCAGTGGGATCAGCTAAAGAAGTGGCTTCCAGGTCAAGTTTCCTTACCTGTCCCTTTCTGTTGACTCCAATAATTCCAGCTGTTGCTTCATGCTGTGCAGTAACAAAAATGGTCTCTCCACTGATCCTGTTCATGTAGATACAGGTGCCAGTTTCCAGATCATACAAGTGGATGTAGCCATACTTTGTTATGAGGAACACCACATCGTGCTTGTCACTGATCTGCAAAACAGAAATAGATTACTCAAATTTGGCACTGGATAAATGAGTTGGTGCTTTTGAGTCTCAGCAAACAGCTGGGCCATTTCAGGACAGCCAGAagtgctgttttatttttacttgaGTACTATCACAGCAGAATGACGTCTGAAGAGCCTGAAAAGCAGTTAAAACATATGgatattttttccaaaaataagAACATGCTGCTTTTGAATGCTGCTTGTCTCCACCTCTACCACTGCtgaagcagaagcagcagtcccaccagtcacaccagtttaGGGCCAACCCTCAGGCCCACATTAACCAGctggctcccagtgccctccctgctcctgccacatccaccaggagaagctgcagacctGTTTGCAGCTGTCATACCTGCATAGCAACAGGAAAGTCACTTTGTGCTTCAGGAGGAAAGAAGACATCCACAGCTTTCTTTGGAAAGGGCTGATTCCCAGTGGGTGGTGTGCCAACCTCAATGATATGCAGCTGTGCAAGAGATAAGATTAATTCTTGCATCTGATTTATTTAACAATAGATTCAACAATGACATTACAGCAGTTCTCTTGCTGCTCAGCCTTAATCCCAAGTTTATGCAAAGACAAACTAAATTAATCTTCCTAAATATTTTCACTGGCTAAAGGTGTGGCACCTGGTGTTCATATACCAGAGCTGAGGGAAACAGTTAAATATGATCTTTAGTTGCCCCTAATTACACACAAGTTTCAGGATTCAGTGAGGTTATTTCAGATGCACTCTTTTAACTTGGTTCACATTCTACAGAGACAGTTCTGAAGATGTTTCTCTGAATCTAGCTCTGATTTTACCCTAACTCATAATTCCAGCATTCACATGGGATCACTATTTAGCCTTGCAACActattgcttcttttttttttttttaattttcatccaGTAATTTGGAAATTAGTTGAGTCTGATACCAGGGATCAGCACTGAAGAAAGATTACCACAGCTTTTCCCTCAAGCTTAGCCTGTGAAGCTGAGGCACGTGTTTCAAGCAGCTAATTGGGCTGGTCATGACATGCCACTTAACTTCTCCACTCACAGATTCTTGCTACACCAGGTAGTCCAAGCTCTGCATGCACATGTCATATCCAGACTGACACAGTCCTTCACTTTCTTCCTTAAATGCAACTTTTTGCATTAAACCACTTGTTCTCCTGGAAGCAGAGAACCAGGGTGAGTCACTAAAGATTACAGTATACTTAGAACCAAGCCTTACCTTACCCCCAGCTTGCCCTCTTACTGCAAAACAGAAGAGAGTGGATTCTTCAGCATTCCCTTCCATCTTGAACTGTGCAAAGCTGGCTGCATGTCCCTCGATGGGCTGGGACACTTTTCTGTCCACAGAGTACAGCTGCATTGCTCCCACTACACGGTTTtgctacacaaaaaaaaaaaaacaagtgtcAGGACAAACAAGCACTGTGACAGTAATTTCATTTAATATTGGTCAATGTGCTGCCATTTCAAGCTTCCTCTTACAGCATCACTTCAGACTCTTAACCTTGCACTAGTGTTTATATCATTACAAATCCAATTATAGCAATGTGAGATTTTCAGTTACACTTAAGTTTGTTATTTGAAGATTGAGACAAGcatttatatttaataaaacaaacagATCAGTCCTGCTCCTGTGGAAGGAGACAACAAGACAAGCTCTGGAGTTTCCACACCTTCCTGGAGGTGAAGTACCTGTGCAGATATTCCAGTCAGCAAGAGCCATTTCTGCTTGGCATCAGTTCTGTAGTTGATGATCTGGCAGCCAGCAAGGCTGGAGTGGCGATCAAACATCTTCACGGGCTGGGACTCCCCCTCCATGCTCCAGTGGTAAACTGCATTATCCGTCACGAGGGCAACAGTGTTCAGAGAGATCCACTTCCAGAAGGTGACATCATCTGTCATGGTGTGAGCCTTCATCTTGCTCTTCATCTCGATGTTGAAGATTTGCAGCGTTTTCCCAGCTAGAAGACACAGCCTTGTTAGCCACAGGACAGAGCAGAAGAGCTGCACTAGGACATCAAACCCTGGGGACTTCCTTCCAGAAAAAGCTGTTCTACACTGGCACACCTTCAGGCATCAGCTCTCACTTGGAACCAGACCACACTCCTGATTTGACTGATTTGCCACTACTGAGCAATCAAACAGATGCGGAGAAGGGGTTGGTAGGAGACAAAAGCTTCAGCCACACAAATGGGTTGGAGGGTACTTCACACACATCAAAACCAGGTTACAGTCATGCTGAGGCTCTTTGGAGTTCTGAGGGAAGCTATGTCAGTGGCATTAAAAGCTATGTCCACATCTGTTTTAAGTATTAAAAGGGCACAACATGGAACAGTCAGGTTGGCAGAGGGCTTTTGTAACTCAGGCTAATTAACCAAAACCTTGGGGTTGCACTAATGGGATACACAGCTACTGGCTGCAAACCAGACTGACAGGAACTGTGCAGGGGAAGGAATCTAGTGACCAACACAGGCTCTAGAAGGCAGGAGGAAAAGTTCTCCAAATCACATAGAATGGTGCATACAAACATCCTGAACAGCCACCTGCAGTCAAATCTACCAGTTTTATAACACAGTGGCCTAAGAAATTAAGTCTTCCTGTTGAGAAGACAAGAAAAGTTCTGACCAGTTCTATTACTTATAGGAGAGAATTATTTAAGCACACATAAGTGTAGCCCAGGAGGAATAGAAAAGATCCCATGAAACTGGATGCAGGCCAGAATATCTGCTACAGTCACTAACTGTAGCCCAGCTTGAGGAAGTCACAGTGCCACAGAGGCAAATGCCTGCACCCACCAAGGACTGATTTAGCTCAAAGCCATTAGTTCAGCAATTGATGCAAGATGCTGAGTGAGGAGTTTCTCCAGAACTTGGAGAAATCTCTCTACTACAGAGTTACTCAGGCTACAGGCAGCAGTTTTTTTCCACATCTAGTGCAGCTGGAGCTTTAGGGTCAAGGGAGAGGACATCAGGTAACACATTCCTACATGCTAGGCAAGGTATATTACAAGGCAAAATCTAGACTTGAGTCAAAAGGGTCAGTCCTGTTCAAAAAAACTCTCAGTATCAAGATCCCAGTGATTTAAGTACATTTTGGGTTCTTGAGTGGATTAATTTTGGGAATCTTAGGGTCTCCCTTGTTTGGGAGGGCATGGAAAACCTCTGAGTTTTAGGCCTTTAGTTGCTTAAACACTACTGTTCAGCCATGTGCACCATCAATCTGAGccattttattctgctttttcttgTCATAAGACACAACAGGTACTAGGTACAGTCAATTGAAGTAACTCACCATCTGCACACACAAGAAGGCATTAAAGTTGTGACAAAACAGTAGCACAGTATTAAAGTCAAAGTTAGGTAACATTGGATACATACAAATCTTTCCATTAGCAATACATGCATTTCTAGAGTGCCTGCACTTAGGGCTTTTTGGGCCTCTgaggggaagagaaagacaTTTCTGGAGACTCCAGAGGAATGTTTGCTCTCTGTAACATCAGAGATACCAAGCTGGCTGACCTTGTACTTCCTTCACCACACAAGTCTTCCCTGCATAGTTTTACTCCTCTTATCACTGACTGATACAATAAATATGCACTGGTCTCTTTCAGCAAGGCCAAACTAAGGCCTTCAGGAATATCTGTCCCCCCTTCCCAGCCTGTTTTCCTGTCTCTAAGGAAAGGTTTATTTGATCTAAGAGTTATACTCTTAGATCAGGTCTCACTTCCCTCTAACATGCCTGCTTAAAGCCCACACTTGGcttccagctctccctgctcagaAGCTGCAAGCATTTGGACTGAAGGAAAAACCTCATCCTAATAATCAGCAAAATGGCAGGAAGCCTCAGCTgaagctccctgcccagcttcCTCCAGAAGAACTGAAAATGCATTCAACTTAAGCTCCCATTAAGCTGTGGAAAATTGCTACAGGATCCTCCCACATAAATTACCTGGGAGACCTCAGTCCCTCATAAACTAGCTCTCCATCCACTTCAAAGAGCCCTTTATCAGGACTCCATACCTTTCAATGCAATGACTTTGCTGGCAGGGTTCATGATAGCACTGTCAGCTGAAATTGGCCTCCGGATTGGGTTGCTGGGGTCGTTCATGTCAATGATCACCACTTGAGCCTGTTCTCCTACTTTCTCTCTGATGCAGATGAATTTGTCAGACTCCATGGTCAGAGTGCTGAACCCAATGTTTGCTGGGTTGATGCCCAGATTTTggagctggaagagaagaaaaaggttcaATGTGAAGTTATTACCTTGGTATAGCCACAAGCAGCTTTTGTGAATGTCACAGGAAATATCAgactttgcctttttttgtgaCAAAACAGCAACTAACAGTTTGCTACCCCACACCTGCACAACACACTCTGTTGCACAATTTCAACCAAGCCCAGCAGGCTTCCTGGAGAAGCATTCAAGCACTTGGTGTCTTGCCTTCAAGGTCCATTTACAACTCAACCATTTAGAACTCAATCTTTGAGCCCCTCTCACGGCTTAAAGCACACTGAACTCACCACACTGGACTTGCAGCTTCAACCCTCACTCTCACCAGCTCTCCTCCCTGAACTCATCACTGGCTTTGACAGCTATCACTATTTCAAGCTTAACATCACACGTGAGGTGTCTGAGCTTTATCTTTATCCCTGTGGAGCTAAAAAAAGCTGCCTGTCTAGCAATTAGCCCAGGCCTGTCTcgcagcaggaggcagagctgggcaccactgaaacCACCAATGGCCCTGCTGAACACAGAAGTTATCAATAAACCACTTCCTTCTCTGAGCCACAGCCTGCTCCCCTAAGCCTTTCAATGCCCACATTTCTTGCAACAAAACACTTGAGTTAACAGCACTTTTGCAAAGCTGCTGTATGAGGAGGATGTCAGTAGGGAAACAAAGTTTATTGCATTTTTAAGAGTGAAAATGCAGTCATGGTCATATCACACAGATATCCAGCTTGTCCACATCTTCTCCAGTTTTCTCCTATAAGAAGAACTATCAGCTCTAATattctgatatttttctttaaggACAAGATGTCCCAAGAAGGGCGAGACCTTCAAAGCCAATTTAGGCTGATTGTGCTGGTTTGGAGCTCTCAGCTCTTATCAGCTGTGCTCTGACCAGCTCCAAGGAGGCcatgccccagctgctctgctcctgcctgtttGCAGTTCCTGATAAAGATGGTTTTACTCCACTTCCCCTTTGCCCAGGCTCTCAACAGCACATGTGAGGAACAAGTAACATCTCAGCCGTGCCACAGCAAGTTAACAGAACCTTCACAGGAGTCATTGGATGGATGATCTAGGTTATGCAGAGAATATTTTGACAATAAAGACAGGAAACCTTTGGGTGACAGCATTTgacagctattaaaaaaaaaataaaatcaaacccTAACTCCTTAACAGGTCAGAACTCTTTTACTCAGATTTAAGCAACTGTTTGAGGTCCAGCATCCCAGACCCTGACCACACATTCCCCAGCCACTTAGAAGATTCTAGATTCAAGCTCAAAAGTCCCTTCCACACTTTCAGCAGCGTCCCCTAGACCTCTTGCACTGCACATAAGCTGGGTTATACACAACCCAAtcacaccctgcagggaggggaggtTTCAAGATGTGGGAGTTTGATCTGGTA of Passer domesticus isolate bPasDom1 chromosome 19, bPasDom1.hap1, whole genome shotgun sequence contains these proteins:
- the CLTC gene encoding clathrin heavy chain 1 isoform X2; protein product: MAQILPIRFQEHLQLQNLGINPANIGFSTLTMESDKFICIREKVGEQAQVVIIDMNDPSNPIRRPISADSAIMNPASKVIALKAGKTLQIFNIEMKSKMKAHTMTDDVTFWKWISLNTVALVTDNAVYHWSMEGESQPVKMFDRHSSLAGCQIINYRTDAKQKWLLLTGISAQQNRVVGAMQLYSVDRKVSQPIEGHAASFAQFKMEGNAEESTLFCFAVRGQAGGKLHIIEVGTPPTGNQPFPKKAVDVFFPPEAQSDFPVAMQISDKHDVVFLITKYGYIHLYDLETGTCIYMNRISGETIFVTAQHEATAGIIGVNRKGQVLSVCVEEENIIPYITNVLQNPDLALRMAVRNNLAGAEELFARKFNALFAQGNYSEAAKVAANAPKGILRTPDTIRRFQSVPAQPGQTSPLLQYFGILLDQGQLNKYESLELCRPVLQQGRKQLLEKWLKEDKLECSEELGDLVKSVDPTLALSVYLRANVPNKVIQCFAETGQVQKIVLYAKKVGYTPDWIFLLRNVMRISPDQGQQFAQMLVQDEEPLADITQIVDVFMEYNLIQQCTAFLLDALKNNRPSEGPLQTRLLEMNLMHAPQVADAILGNQMFTHYDRAHIAQLCEKAGLLQRALEHFTDLYDIKRAVVHTHLLNPEWLVNYFGSLSVEDSLECLRAMLSANIRQNLQICVQVASKYHEQLSTQSLIELFESFKSFEGLFYFLGSIVNFSQDPDVHFKYIQAACKTGQIKEVERICRESNCYDPERVKNFLKEAKLTDQLPLIIVCDRFDFVHDLVLYLYRNNLQKYIEIYVQKVNPSRLPVVIGGLLDVDCSEDVIKNLILVVRGQFSTDELVAEVEKRNRLKLLLPWLEARIHEGCEEPATHNALAKIYIDSNNNPERFLRENPYYDSRVVGKYCEKRDPHLACVAYERGQCDLELINVCNENSLFKSLSRYLVRRKDPELWASVLLESNPYRRPLIDQVVQTALSETQDPEEVSVTVKAFMTADLPNELIELLEKIVLDNSVFSEHRNLQNLLILTAIKADRTRVMEYINRLDNYDAPDIANIAISNELFEEAFAIFRKFDVNTSAVQVLIEHIGNLDRAYEFAERCNEPAVWSQLAKAQLQKGMVKEAIDSYIKADDPSSYMEVVQAANASGNWEELVKYLQMARKKARESYVETELIFALAKTNRLAELEEFINGPNNAHIQQVGDRCYDEKMYEAAKLLYNNVSNFGRLASTLVHLGEYQAAVDGARKANSTRTWKEVCFACVDGKEFRLAQLCGLHIVVHADELEELINYYQDRGYFEELITMLEAALGLERAHMGMFTELAILYSKFKPQKMREHLELFWSRVNIPKVLRAAEQAHLWAELVFLYDKYEEYDNAIITMMNHPTDAWKEGQFKDIITKVANVELYYKAVQFYLEFKPLLLNDLLMVLSPRLDHTRAVTFFTKVKQLPLVKPYLRSVQNHNNKSVNESLNNLFIIEEDYQALRTSIDAYDNFDNISLAQRLEKHELIEFRRIAAYLFKGNNRWKQSVELCKKDRLYKDAMQYASESKDTELAEELLQWFLQENKRECFGACLFTCYDLLRPDVVLETAWRHNIMDFAMPYFIQVMKEYLTKVDKLDASESLRKEEEQATETQPIVYGQPQLMLTAGPSVAVPPQAPFGYGYTAPPYGQPQPGFGYSM